The Paenibacillus polymyxa M1 DNA segment CTCCATACCTTATTAGACGATGAAAAATCCATTTTGTCTGCAATTTTTCGAAAAAAAGATACAATTTTTTTACCTTTTTTTATTTCACAACAAAATACCCGCCAATCCCTGTTACAGGAAGGCGGATATTTTGCTTCTTCAGTATGACGTATTAAGCAAAATGACAGGCTACAAAATGCTGGTCGCCCGCATCTCGATATACCGGAGCCTCTGTTTTACAGCGTGCTTCTGCCATAGGACAACGTGTATGAAACTTGCATCCTGACGGCGGATTAGCCGGAGACGGGATGTCCCCTTTTAACACAATCCGCTGTCTTTTGATCGTCGGATCTGGAATCGGTACTGCTGATAGCAAAGCCTTGGTGTACGGGTGAAGCGGATTGCTGAACAGCTCCTCCTTGGAGGCCAACTCTACCATTGAGCCCAGATACATCACACCAATCCGGCTACACAGATGCTCGACCACACTCAGATCATGCGAGATGAACAGGTACGTCAGTTGGCGTTCCTGCTGCAAATCGCTTAACAAGTTAATGATCTGGGCCTGAATCGATACATCCAGAGCAGATACCGGCTCGTCAGCCACAATAAAATCAGGATTCAAAATCAAGGCCCGTGCAATCCCGATCCGCTGCCGCTGACCACCTGAGAACTCATGCGGATAACGATCATAGTGATACGAGGATAGACCGCAAATATTCAGCGTTTCGTTGACCTTTTGCCGCAGCTCATTACGATCAATCAACCCGTGATCCAGCAAAGCTTCTCCGATCGCCTCACCAACCTTAATTCTCGGGTTCAGTGAGCTAAAGGGGTCCTGAAAGACGATTTGCAGCTTCGGACGAAGCGCACGAATCTGCTCCTTGTTTAACGCGTGCAAGTCTTCGCCCTTGTACCGTACTGATCCCTCTGTCTTATCCATTAATCTGAGAATCGTGCGCCCAATCGTACTTTTACCGCAGCCAGATTCTCCTACCAGACCAAAGGACTCACCCTTATGAATATGAAAGGATACATCATCGACCGCCTTTACATATCCGACCGTACGCTGAAAAACCCCGCCTGTGATCGGGAAATACTTTTTCAGCCCTTCCACTTGAATCAAAGGCTCGCTCATACCCGTTGCCCTCCTTCTTTCTCATATAGCCAGCAGGCAACCTTATGACCATTCTCCTTTTCATTCAAGGGAGGAGCCTGATCCTTGCATATTTGCATGCAATGTGCGCAACGATCATGAAAATGGCAATTTTCACCCAGCTCAATGGGGTTTGGCACCTGTCCTGGGATGGAATACAGCCGATCCATTTTCTGATTAATGACAGGTTTAGCCTTTAATAGCCCTTGAGTATACGGATGCTGCGGATTTTTGAACAGCTCAATGACAGGAGCCTCTTCAATAACGTTCCCGGCATACATAACGACCACATAATCGGCCATTTCTGCCACGACACCCAAGTCGTGCGTAATCAGCATAATGGACGTTTTAAGCTTATCCTTCAAATCCCGCATTAAATCAAGAATCTGCGCCTGAATTGTTACATCCAGTGCCGTTGTCGGTTCATCCGCAATCAACAGCTTCGGATTGCAGCTTAAAGCAATAGCAATCATAATCCGCTGGCGCATACCGCCACTCAATTCATGAGGATAGGAATGGAATATTTCCTCCGATCGCGAAATGCCCACCAAATTAATCAGTTCAATTGCCCGGGCGCGTGCTTCTTTTTTACTCATTAATGTATGCATCAGCAACGGCTCCGTAATCTGTTCTCCAATCGTAAGCACTGGATTCAGCGAAGACATCGGTTCCTGAAAAATAATCGAAATGTCATTGCCGCGAATTTGCTGCATTTGACCTTTATTGAGTTTTAGGAGGTCTTTGCCCTCAAACCAGATTTGTCCGTCGGAGGTGTGGGGAGAATCAATCAACCGCATCATCGTCATCGCAGTTACACTCTTACCACAACCAGATTCTCCTACCACACAGAGCGTTTCACCCTCACGAATTTTAAAACTGACGTCATTGACCGCTTTGACAGTTCCGTTAGAGGTATGAAAGTGGGTTTTCAGGTTACGAAATTCAATCAAAGCATTTTCCATAAACGTTCGTCTCCTACTTCTTCATTTTAGGGTCCAGCGCGTCACGCAAACCGTCGCCAATCAGATTAATCGCTACAACAGTAATTAGAATACACATTCCCGGTGGTACCCATATCCAGGGCCGTTTGCGGAAGTCAATCAGGTTATTCGCAGCCGATATCATGTTCCCCCACGAAGGTGTGGGCGGCACAACGCCAATCCCCAAGTAACTGAGCGCAGATTCTGTAATAATCGCACCAGCCACTCCAAGCGTAGCCGTAACAATAATAGTAGGAATCGTGTTCGGCAGCAGATGTCGGAATATTTTACGGCGGTCTCTCAACCCCAGTGCTTCCGTCGCCTGCATGAACTCCTGTTCACGCAGCGTAAGAATCTGCCCTCTGACCAGACGGGACAAGCTCGTCCAGCTCAGGATTCCGATAATAAGCATCAGAAAATAAATACGGTTCGACGGATCAACCTTCAAATCCGACAGAACAGCACCTAAAATAATAAGCAGCGGCAATGTAGGCAGCGCCATGAAAATATCGGCAATCCGCATAATAACCGTATCCACGCCTTTACGATAAAACCCTGCCAGCGCACCCAACGTCGCCCCGATCATGACCGAAATAAACGTGGCGACCAGCCCCACTGTCAAAGAAATACGGCCGGCCAGCATCGTACGCAGTAAAATATCTCTACCAAACTTATCCGTACCAAGCCAGTACTTCGCATTAGGGGATAAATTTTTGTCAGATAGCTTGTAATCATCTAAATGATAAGGTGAAATCATGGGGCCAAATACACAAATGATAACCATGAGAATTAATATAACGAGACCTGCCAAAGCCAGGCGGTTTTGGTTAAAACGACGAATGGCGATTCTCCATGGAGACGCTTCAGGACGGATCGCCGCCTTTTGATTCGTTTCAATCGTGACTGTTTCCGCGGACAATAGTATCCCTCCTATTTCAAGCGAATTCTTGGATCGGCCATGCCATACAATACATCAGAAAGTAAATTACCGAGGAGCGTAAGAATGGCCAGGAAAATCGTGAAGCCCAGCATAAACGGATAATCCCGCATACTAATAGACTCCAGATAAACCTGCCCCACACCCGGCCATACAAATACCTTTTCCAGGATCATTGCCCCACCAAATAAGGCTGGAAGCTCGAACCCGAGCAGTGTGATTGCTGGAATCAGAGCATTGCGCAGTGCATGCTTGAAAATAACCGTCCGCTCCTTCAAGCCCTTGGCACGTGCGGTACGGATATAATCCTGCCGGATGACCTCCAACATGCCTGTACGGAAATAACGAGTCAGGCTTCCTGTACTCAGCATCGTAAGTACGAGTGTCGGTAGGAACATATGCTTGAGGACATCCACCATATAATCCCACGAGCCTGCTTCCACCCCTGCTGTGGTCATGCCTCCGACGGGAAGAATCCCCCATTCAAGAGCAAATATTTTGATGACCAATAGACCAATAAAAAATGAAGGCAGCGACATACATAAGAAAATAAATAACGTAACAAACTTATCGAATAAGGAATATTGGAACTTAGCTGAAAATACCCCTGCAACAATGGCAATGAGCCAGCTAAAAATAAGACTAAAAAAAGCGATAATAAAAGAGTTCCATACATAATTGCTGATAACCTTCGTTACCGGCTGCTTATGCTGCAATGAATCCCCCATATTTCCCTTTAACATATTACCGGCCCATATAAAATAACGTTGGTATTCCGGTTTATCCAGCCCGTAGATATGTCGTAGCTGCTGCGCCTTCTCGGCGGTCATATTCGGGTTCTGCTTGGCTGTAATATAATCACCCGGCACCATGGCTGAAATCGCAAAAACGATAATGGATATGCCAATAAGTGTGGGGATGAGTTGCAGCAGTCTTCGAATAATGTACTGCTTCATATTCATTCCTCCAGACGAATAAAGTGATATGCCCAGCTCGTGAGAGCTGAGCATACAATTGGCAACCCTTATTGAGCGATTTGAGCGTTATGCAGAGTGAACTCAAAATCTTTGTATGGTGTAATTTCTAAGCCGGATACACGTCCATTCACTGGCCACATATCTCTGCGTTGGTACAAAAAGATAGTTGGCAGATCTTTGTTCAGCTCTTGATAGAGCTGTTTGTAAATCTGTTTGCGTTTTTCTTGATCCAGTTCATGCTTACCAGCAAGTGTTAATTCATCAACCTTTTTATTGGAATAGCCGATATCATTTTGTGCACCATTCGTAATAAAAGTCGTTGTGTCCGGGTCTGGAGTTAAGCCCCAAGCCGCAAAGAACATATCAAACTTGCCCGTATCCTTTTTATCCATAATGGCGTTAAAATCTAAAGTTTCAGAAGTTAGCTTGATGCCGAGCTCCTTATAGTTATTGGACATGATCGGTAGCAAGGCCTCTACTACTGGATTATCAGCAGTTGCGGAGAAGTTAATGGTCAGCTTTTCTCCGTCCTTTTCGCGAATTCCGTCAGCCCCAACCTTCCAGCCTGCCTCATCCAGCAAAGCCTTCGCCTTCGCTGTATCAAACTCATATTTATTGATACCTTCATCCGTGTAAGACCAAGATTCTGTAGACTGTGGAATATTAATGACATTCGCATATGGCCCATACACGCCCTGCACAATCTCTTTACGGTTTAAACCAATAGTTAAAGCTTGACGTACTTTAGGGTCTTGAAATTTCTTTTCCTTGTGATTAAACGCAATATATCCATAGCCATTTGTCGGCATAATATTCACGTCCAAGAAGCCTAGAGCCTTTAATTCCTCTACATTGTCTTCCGTAACTGTGATATTGTCCATGTCCGTTTCGCCTGTTTGCAGCATAGACAGGTTTGTTTCTTCTGTTGTCGTTTTGAAAATAACTGATTTCACCTTTGGTGCACCTTTGAAGTAGTTTGGATTCGCTTCAAGTACGACTTGTTGACCTGGGGAAAAGCTCTTCAGCACATACTGCCCGGAGCCGATTGGTTTATTATTAAGCGCCTTGATGCTGTCCAGGTTACCCTTCTTGAACCCTTTTCCGTAATAAGCTTCTGGCATGAAGTATTGCTCACCCAGATAATCCTTCGTATAAGCTGTTGCTTCTGTAACGGTTACCTCTACTGTGTTATCATCAATGACCTTGATACCCGAGATATCATTCGCCTTGCCATCGTGGTATTCCTTACCGCCTTTAATCTTAAAAGATAATATATCGCTTTCTCCATCATAATTCGGATCATGCAGCACTTTGAGAACAAAAGCATAATCCTTTACGGTTACTGGAGTGCCGTCACTATACTTCACACCTGGTTTCAGATGGAATGTGTATTTTAGACCATCCGGCGATACATCAACCTTTTCAGCCAAACTATTTTCATATGTACCATCTGCCTTCACCTGTAAGAAGGAATCAAATACTGTTCTGACTACATATAAATCGTAAGTTGTTTGCCAGAATAGCGGGTTAAATACCCCTTTAGGTGACGTCATACCTACTACAATGTTATCTTTCCGATTCGTTGCTCCTGGAGGATTTTGCGACAAATCCGTCGCTTTAATAACACCCTCTGTAACTGGTGCGCTTGCTTCATTTCCCTCTGTTTTATTATCCGCATTGCCTTGCTGCGGCTGTGCCTCATTAGCACCTCCACTACATCCTGCAAACAGAACACCAACGATCGTAAGCACCATAAGCAAAGAAACCCATTTCTTCGTTTGCACCATCCTGTTAATCCCCCTTGTCGGTTCTTTATTTAACAGCCTGTCTCATTCCTGCGGTGATTCGTTAAAGCTTGAGGTTCAAAAATGAAGTTTTGCACACCCTCCTTACTGTTCCTAATGATAGTGTAGAACACATGTTTTAGACCCTTGGTCAATTTTGTGCACTGACAACCATTACATTTTTATTAAGGTTTATCTTAAGTGTAAAATAATATCACGTCAATATCTTTTTTTATGTAAAATGCAATTGCAAAACATCTATTTTTGTAAAGTTTATGAAATTTACTTGTGGAAAATGACAGAAAACTAAGTGTTATGTAATATAAAATAACATTTCGAATGACCGAAATGTGTACTCTGGCGAGTTGGGGAGCTTGTAATTTCTTAAGCCACTAAAAGGTGATTTATACTTAATGGGTAAACATGGATTGTATTATTAGTAAGTTACAATAGATGGCACTTGTTGTCAATAAAAAAAATCATAAAAAAGGATGTCCCCAGAATTGGGGACATCCTTTTTTTCCACCCACTACTATTCAGTAGTGTAAGGAAGCAATGCGATTTGACGGGAACGTTTAACAGCGATTGTCAACATACGTTGATATTTCGCGCTTGTTCCAGTCACACGACGAGGAAGAATTTTTCCACGTTCGCTGATGAATTTTTTAAGCAGGTCTGTATCTTTATAGTCAATGTGAGTAATTTTGTTCACAGTGAAGAAACATACTTTACGACGTTTGTTGCGACCACCACGACGAGCTGGTCTTTTGTTATCGTCTCCGCCTTCTCTTTGTCTGAAGCCCATTCTTTGTCAGTCCTTTCCCAATTAAAATGGTAGATCATCATCCGAAATATCGATCGGTTTTCCGTCATCGGAAAAAGGATCCTGATTGTTTCGCGAGTTATTATTCCCGCGCCCACTATTGCTGTTACCGCCTCCGAAAGGAGACTCCTCACGCATACCTCCACCGCTATTGCCGCCACCGTTGCCGCTATCGCGGTTAGATTCCAAGAAACGTACATTATCAGCAACAATTTCAGTCACGTATACACGTTTTCCTTCATTGTTCTCATAATTACGCACTTGTACACGGCCTTCAACAGCCGTCAAACGACCTTTACGAAGATAGTTAGCGCATGTTTCAGCAAGCTGACGCCAGGTTACGATCGGCAAGAAATCCGCTTCCCGTTCGCCGCCTTGACTTGTAAACGGACGGTCTACAGCCAGGGTGAACTGGGTTACTGCTACACCAGACGGTGTATAGCGCAGCTCTGGATCTTTGGTCAAACGACCGATCAGAATGACACGGTTCAACAATCCAATCCCCTCCTTTGAGCGTTGTTCATTACATAATCACGTACAATAATTAAGCTACGTCGTTCGTAATGAGATAACGAATTACTTCGTCAGAAATTTTCATGATACGCTCAAGCTCAGTAACAACAGCAGGTTCTGCTGTGAAGTTTACCAGAACGAAAGAACCATCACGGAATTTCTTGATCTCATACGCAAGACGGCGTTTAGTTACATCGTGATTCGTAATTTCGCCACCGCCGTTAGAGATGATACCTTGGAATTTGTCGACTGTCGCTTGAACAGCTTCTTGTTCAATGTCAGGACGAATAATGTACATCACTTCATATTTGCGCATTCTTTACACCTCCTTATGGACATAAGGCCCTCAATCTCAGTTGAGAGCAAGGAACGAGCCTAAACTCGCACTAAAACAGTTTATCAAATCGAGCACCTGAATGCAACCTGCAATTTCGAGCATAAGGCTAAAAACTGCTCACACACATCATATCACTGGTTTTATACAATTTTATATCACACCACAAATTTTGCATATATAAAGGAAATAATTTTTGATTAACTACTATCTGTGTACCCTAATTTCGCATGTTTCTGTTTAAGACAGCGCACAATAACCGTTGCAGTCCAAATTCATTATCTAAGGAGGCACAACCGTATGGGTGAAAAGACTGAGTTCGTACCCGGGGATAAGGTCCCAAACGACGGCGTATATATGGAGGTTGGAGAAAAAAGCTTTCATACTGAAATCCAAAACCCGCAGCAAATAACGTTGGAAAGAGGCGATTCTTTTCCGAAGACCACCAATCATAATCGCAAGTGGAAGAAAAAAACGAAAGCTCGCGTCCACTAATGTATATTTCTTCGGAATCCTGGCCATATTATGATTAGGCGATACAACAGAGAGGTGTGGTTCCGTTGGACAACGTAGCCTTACAAACTGTTAGGAGATCCATTCCGGGCATTAGAAGCGTTAGGTTTGTGTAAAAGGACACTGTCTTTTCAACACGGTATTGCTAGTCAGTACACCGAGTTTCATGATGTGATTGGACAGATCGTATCCTGTTAAAAATGTATCGCCTACGATGGAGGACCTTTGTGGTCCTCCTTTGTTGCATTATCGGACTTTTTGCATATACTGGTAAAATGCAGATTAATTCAGCTCCTTCTGCTAGAATATATCCAAGTACAAAGACCTACTATTTACGGAGGTTTAAAGATGAGCTATTCTCGTATATTAAAGTGGATATCAGGTATATTCGAATTGGTGCTGGCTGTACCGATTGTGGGAGGAGCTATTGTCATGGGGACTGGCTACTCAGCTTTAGGGTTTATGCTTGTCCTGCATGCAGTAACACTTATCCTGTCGTTACGCAATCAGGAAGCGATCTACGGTTCTGTCTGGGGAGTAATCACTTCCTTGCTAGCCTGGATTCCTTTTGTAGGCTGGGCACTCCATTTGATTGCAGCCATCCTTCTGATGATCTCTGGCTCAAAGAGAACCAAACGCTATCATTACCCGCCTAATCAGCTATAACAAAAGAAAGCTCCTGACAGCAATTATTTCAAATGCTGTTAGGAGCTTTCTTTTGCTCTAACGCCTTATTCATTCACCAAAAGATTCTTAATCATTTTTTCGATATCGTTACATTCATTTTTAGTAATCTGATTTATTTATTGCCATAAAACAAAAAATCCCCTACGTCAGCAGACGTAAGAGATTGATTTAGTTCATAAAGTTAGTGGCGGAAAGAGTGGGATTCGAACCCACGCACGCCTTGCGACGCCTAACTGATTTCGAGTCAGCCCCCTTGGACCTCTTGGGTACCTTTCCGCAGCAAGGATAATTATATCATCATTGCTTTCATGACGCAAGCTGATTTCTTGTTCACCATGATCCACTTTCTCTGCTCAAATGGTTTCCGAATTCTGCTCGTCACCACTGGACTTTGAGCGCAGCACTTTTTTCATATTCTTTTCGAACTTGGCACGCGGAATCAGCACACTATGCTGGCATCCGACACATTTGATTCGAATATCCATCCCCATCCGGATGATTTCCATCTCGTTCGTTCCACACGGATGAGGCTTCTTCATCTGCACAATATCCCCTAGTTCAAACGACTTACGCTCCACCCTTCTCTCCCCCTTTTCTTCCTGGCTCATCTTCTTTTTCAAGGGTGATCGCCGTTTCCAGTGCGGCCTGACGATGTTCCTCGTCCTCCAGAGCCCTCTTGATATTATTCTGAATATCACGCTCTACCAAGGCCCCTGTGTTCGGCATACATTCCGCCACAACACGTACGATATACTCTGATGTAGTCATGGACTGAACGCCTAACACATCCGGCATATTAAGTATCTGCGCATTGGACTCTTCAATGCCTTGGATCGCCTGTTTTACCAAGCTGACGGCTTCCTCCAGACTACGCTCCGCCTTCATTGGCACATCTACCACCGCCAACGCGTTGGACATGGAGAAGTTCGTTACTGTCGTAATGGAGCCGTTCGGTAAAATGTACACCTCACCTTTCCAGCTCACCAGCCTGGTTGTACGCAGCCCAATCATTTCTACCGTCCCCTTGAAAGTTCCCGTCTGAATGACGTCTCCTACGGCAAATTGATCCTCAAATATAATAAAGAATCCGGTAATTACATCCTTAACCAAGCTCTGTGCCCCAAAACCTACAGCCAACCCAAGCACTCCAGCTCCAGCAATCAGAGGGCCTAGATTTATACCCATTTGCGATAGCACCAGCATAATTAAGATGAAATTGAATACAATATTTGTTACATTTTTTAGCAGTTCCCCAACAGTCGTTAACCGTCTGGTATTCAATCGGAATCTGCCGTTATCTCCCTTTTGCTCCATCGACTTATCTATAATTTTATTAATAACTCGAATAAAGATACGTGTAATGATGAAAATAATTACAATTTTCAAAATCACAAACAAAAAGGTCGACCACATCGCACTATCTGTAAGCCATTTCCATACAGCATCCTTCCAATGAATCGCACCTTGCACTACGTCATCCGTGTCTAAATTACCGGCCAACCAATGTATAAAGGTCATGCTGTACTCCTCCTCAAACCAGGGAAATACTCTTTCTATTTCCCACATTCTATTTCCTATCTATATAAGCATATCTCCCGACTTCAAACAAATGGCTATGAATAATCTACTTTTCCCGAGTATAAAAGCACAAGTTTATCCATATACTAGCTACTATCTTGAGAATAATTGTTACCCGCAGGCCAAGTATATTCTTAAAGGTAGGCGAGCATAACCTGCACACTCCATTACAGGACGAAAGGAAGATTCCATGACTTATCCATCTGACTTCATTCCGGGGCAAGAACCCCTAAGCTTAAAAATATCACACACCGATCCCGGGATCCAATCAGCCATCATCCATCGTTTGCTGTTCCATCTGCATCAGGCGCGGAGTCTACAAAATATCGTCATCATTTGCATCGGCACCGACCGTTCTACTGGAGATTGCCTTGGCCCGCTTGTGGGTACCCATTTGTCCCGCTACAAAAGCCCCCTATTTAGTCTGTATGGAACATTAGATGAGCCTGTACATGCTATGAACCTGCAAACCACACTGAACGGCATACATGACCGATACGAACAGCCTTATATCATTGGCATAGACGCATGTCTTGGACAAACCTCCAGTGTTGGATGCATTCAGGTTGCAGAGGGTCCTCTCAAGCCTGGAGCAGGTGTAAATAAAGAATTACCGCCGGTCGGCGATATCCATTTGACTGGTATCGTTAACGTCGGCGGCTTCATGGAATACTTCGTGTTACAAAATACGAGACTAAATTTGGTAATGAAGTTATCAGATATCATAGCTAGTAGCTTATACTCCGCAATTAGGGAGTGGCATTACCGGTCTGTCCTACTTGCTGCGCAAGAGTAATAGCTTCTTTCTCTTCAGGTGATAAGGAATAAGCGGATTGTCCCGCTTCCAGAGGCTTGGCATACACATATGAGCCATCCCGGTTATAAATACCGGTCAATACTATTCCGTCCTGATTATCGTCTACAATAGCCAGAGAGAAGCTTAAATCGCTCCCTCTCTCACCAAAGGCATTATAACGTTTGATGCCTATATGTCCCTTCAAGCCAGTCAGTTTGCTGCGTAGTGATTTCATACTTGCACGGTGGGCTTCCTGCTCATCTTCAATCGTATCCATCTGCACCTTTAAATCAATCAGCAGCGTTTCCAAATTCTCTACACCGCTGCCTGCCATCATGGTTTCATACTTTCGCCGTATCTTCTTCAGCTTTGATCCCTGTACAATAATAACAATCAACAGGATAAGCAAAATAAGCACGATCCCTGCAACAATTCCAGCAAGCTGCTCCATGATTAGTCCATTCAATTCAGCCATATGTTTGTTTCTACCCCTCTACCTCAAAAATCATGTTACTGCTTTGCTTACCTTTTATTTTAAACGTTTGAGAACAGCGAGACAAATAACACAAGGCTATTAGTTTATCCATCAAAACCATTCTGATTCCTGCAATTCCAGACAAAGCAAAGACATATCTCACTTTCCATTTCACTCAAGGAGACATGTCCATATTTTTACGGACTACTGTAATAGCTCCAGTAATCTTTCCAAATCCTGCTGGCTGTAATAATTCAATTCGATTTTGCCTTTATCTTTATTGTGCTTGATCTTCACAGTTGTTTTAAAACGCTCGCGTAGGGACTCTTCCATATGGTCAATATAGGGGTCCTTTTTTCGTACCTTTGCTTTAGCTTTTGTTTCTCCAGGCTTATGATCCAACTGCTGTACGGCTTCCTCGAGTTCACGAACACTCCACTGTTGCTCAATGCATTGCAAGGCTAGTTGTTTTACCATGTCTGGATCTTTGAGCCCAACAATTGCTCTAGCATGCCCCATAGACAATGTTCCACGTGAAACATGATCTTTAACCTCTTCAGGCAATGCGAGCAAGCGAAGGAAATTGGCAATGTGTGAACGTGATTTTCCCACTTTCATGGACAACTCTTCCTGAGTTAAGGAGAATTGATCCATTAACCCCTGATAAGCTACTGCTACTTCCATTGCATTTAAGTTTTCACGCTGCAAATTCTCAATCAAGGCAATCTCCATTACCTGCTGATCTGTAAAATTGCGAACAACCACGGGTATGGTCGGATTCCCACAAAATTGAGATGCCCGAAACCGCCTTTCCCCGGCTATAATCTCATATCCTCTCAAGACACTACGCGCAATAATGGGTTGGATAACACCGTGCTGACGAATGGATTCCGCTAATTCCTTAATAGACTCCTCATCAAACGTTTTCCGAGGCTGGTATGGGTTCGCCCGCAACTGGCTGAGCGGAATGTCAACAACCTTATCCTCTTCACTGACTGTAAGGGAGGGAATAAGTGCATCCAGTCCCTTTCCCAACCGTTTACTCATAAGATACCACTTCCTTTGCCAACTCAATATATACCTCTGCCCCACGAGAACGGGGATCATACGTAATAATGGACTGGCCATGTGATGGTGCTTCGCTGAGTCTCACGTTGCGTGGAATAATCGTCTGATAAACTTTGCTTTGAAAGTACTTTTTCACTTCTTCAATGACCTGAATG contains these protein-coding regions:
- a CDS encoding ABC transporter ATP-binding protein, whose product is MSEPLIQVEGLKKYFPITGGVFQRTVGYVKAVDDVSFHIHKGESFGLVGESGCGKSTIGRTILRLMDKTEGSVRYKGEDLHALNKEQIRALRPKLQIVFQDPFSSLNPRIKVGEAIGEALLDHGLIDRNELRQKVNETLNICGLSSYHYDRYPHEFSGGQRQRIGIARALILNPDFIVADEPVSALDVSIQAQIINLLSDLQQERQLTYLFISHDLSVVEHLCSRIGVMYLGSMVELASKEELFSNPLHPYTKALLSAVPIPDPTIKRQRIVLKGDIPSPANPPSGCKFHTRCPMAEARCKTEAPVYRDAGDQHFVACHFA
- a CDS encoding ABC transporter ATP-binding protein, whose translation is MENALIEFRNLKTHFHTSNGTVKAVNDVSFKIREGETLCVVGESGCGKSVTAMTMMRLIDSPHTSDGQIWFEGKDLLKLNKGQMQQIRGNDISIIFQEPMSSLNPVLTIGEQITEPLLMHTLMSKKEARARAIELINLVGISRSEEIFHSYPHELSGGMRQRIMIAIALSCNPKLLIADEPTTALDVTIQAQILDLMRDLKDKLKTSIMLITHDLGVVAEMADYVVVMYAGNVIEEAPVIELFKNPQHPYTQGLLKAKPVINQKMDRLYSIPGQVPNPIELGENCHFHDRCAHCMQICKDQAPPLNEKENGHKVACWLYEKEGGQRV
- the opp4C gene encoding oligopeptide ABC transporter permease, which codes for MSAETVTIETNQKAAIRPEASPWRIAIRRFNQNRLALAGLVILILMVIICVFGPMISPYHLDDYKLSDKNLSPNAKYWLGTDKFGRDILLRTMLAGRISLTVGLVATFISVMIGATLGALAGFYRKGVDTVIMRIADIFMALPTLPLLIILGAVLSDLKVDPSNRIYFLMLIIGILSWTSLSRLVRGQILTLREQEFMQATEALGLRDRRKIFRHLLPNTIPTIIVTATLGVAGAIITESALSYLGIGVVPPTPSWGNMISAANNLIDFRKRPWIWVPPGMCILITVVAINLIGDGLRDALDPKMKK
- a CDS encoding ABC transporter permease, which codes for MKQYIIRRLLQLIPTLIGISIIVFAISAMVPGDYITAKQNPNMTAEKAQQLRHIYGLDKPEYQRYFIWAGNMLKGNMGDSLQHKQPVTKVISNYVWNSFIIAFFSLIFSWLIAIVAGVFSAKFQYSLFDKFVTLFIFLCMSLPSFFIGLLVIKIFALEWGILPVGGMTTAGVEAGSWDYMVDVLKHMFLPTLVLTMLSTGSLTRYFRTGMLEVIRQDYIRTARAKGLKERTVIFKHALRNALIPAITLLGFELPALFGGAMILEKVFVWPGVGQVYLESISMRDYPFMLGFTIFLAILTLLGNLLSDVLYGMADPRIRLK
- a CDS encoding ABC transporter substrate-binding protein, with amino-acid sequence MVQTKKWVSLLMVLTIVGVLFAGCSGGANEAQPQQGNADNKTEGNEASAPVTEGVIKATDLSQNPPGATNRKDNIVVGMTSPKGVFNPLFWQTTYDLYVVRTVFDSFLQVKADGTYENSLAEKVDVSPDGLKYTFHLKPGVKYSDGTPVTVKDYAFVLKVLHDPNYDGESDILSFKIKGGKEYHDGKANDISGIKVIDDNTVEVTVTEATAYTKDYLGEQYFMPEAYYGKGFKKGNLDSIKALNNKPIGSGQYVLKSFSPGQQVVLEANPNYFKGAPKVKSVIFKTTTEETNLSMLQTGETDMDNITVTEDNVEELKALGFLDVNIMPTNGYGYIAFNHKEKKFQDPKVRQALTIGLNRKEIVQGVYGPYANVINIPQSTESWSYTDEGINKYEFDTAKAKALLDEAGWKVGADGIREKDGEKLTINFSATADNPVVEALLPIMSNNYKELGIKLTSETLDFNAIMDKKDTGKFDMFFAAWGLTPDPDTTTFITNGAQNDIGYSNKKVDELTLAGKHELDQEKRKQIYKQLYQELNKDLPTIFLYQRRDMWPVNGRVSGLEITPYKDFEFTLHNAQIAQ
- the rpsR gene encoding 30S ribosomal protein S18, whose translation is MGFRQREGGDDNKRPARRGGRNKRRKVCFFTVNKITHIDYKDTDLLKKFISERGKILPRRVTGTSAKYQRMLTIAVKRSRQIALLPYTTE
- the ssb gene encoding single-stranded DNA-binding protein, which gives rise to MLNRVILIGRLTKDPELRYTPSGVAVTQFTLAVDRPFTSQGGEREADFLPIVTWRQLAETCANYLRKGRLTAVEGRVQVRNYENNEGKRVYVTEIVADNVRFLESNRDSGNGGGNSGGGMREESPFGGGNSNSGRGNNNSRNNQDPFSDDGKPIDISDDDLPF
- the rpsF gene encoding 30S ribosomal protein S6; its protein translation is MRKYEVMYIIRPDIEQEAVQATVDKFQGIISNGGGEITNHDVTKRRLAYEIKKFRDGSFVLVNFTAEPAVVTELERIMKISDEVIRYLITNDVA
- a CDS encoding YjzC family protein codes for the protein MGEKTEFVPGDKVPNDGVYMEVGEKSFHTEIQNPQQITLERGDSFPKTTNHNRKWKKKTKARVH
- a CDS encoding DUF951 domain-containing protein, which produces MERKSFELGDIVQMKKPHPCGTNEMEIIRMGMDIRIKCVGCQHSVLIPRAKFEKNMKKVLRSKSSGDEQNSETI